From Candidatus Limnocylindria bacterium, a single genomic window includes:
- a CDS encoding error-prone DNA polymerase, which yields MSSGYVELHCHSSYSFLDGASDVEELVAAAAERGMDALALTDTNGLYGAVRFWNAAKDAGIRPIYGAEIQTLDFGHLVLIARDRIGWRSLCRTISAAQLAGEKTKPRATLALIAENAEGLFALTGCAYGAVPRAMRGGDVDAAREALSRLAGIFGERCFVELSDHLDPDDPALCDALAQLASEQGLGAVVTNNVHYARPEGRRLHDVLRCIDLGVTLDDAGNRLKPNGEYWLKDETILRERLGRHAEAFANARAIADACTLDLETIGPGGGRALGSMVGQDRLPGFPVPQGHTAFSFLYALCQEGARDKYGLMTPGVGMQLAHELSVIDHCGLAEFFLINWDIVRFCKERRIPAQGRGSAADSIVAYVLDITKVDPIQHELLFERFLTEDSRTMPDIDLDIASNDREEVIQYVYKKYGERYAAMVCNVVTYRARSASREIAKALGFRDETVDRMARSIDQYNVDPRSRPSAAQHPAYKHPNREAEHGWEAPRAVADTLEDLTSFMDEKERTRFPLFRELTLAIADFPRHLSIHNGGMLITAQPLVDTVPIERATMPDRNVVQLDKRDVEDLGLVKMDLLGLRTLSLIKDAVADIEARHGERLELGTIALDDEAVYDLICEVDTIGLFQVESRAQASALPRVRPRCFADIVVQVAIIRPGPLQGNMVNPYINRRQGREPVTYAHPLLEPSLKETLGVILFQEQILRVAMAVAGFSPAAADKLRRAMSRARSSADMEKLRAPFVEGARAKGVGDDVANEIFRQIAAFAEFGFCKSHAAAFALTAYHTAHLKLYYPSEFYVGLLNNQPMGFYSPAVIAGDAKRHGVAILPVDVNLSREKAVVEECSDGGAMHPVDSSNTIARRRTCRTHDVRLGFESVKGLGAAEAKAIVQEREKAGPYVAFDEFARRVGLKEEALRNLALLGAFDAFGEARRELLWRARDAHRTSPAFTRPALALPTSDAPALPVLTEQERVALDYRITGIPTGPQIMRFYRADLDRRGVLTAAGLAGHSHGATVRIAGAVVVKQHPETAKGHVFLSLEDETGMSNVIIRPATYRLHKRVLDANAAVVVTGTLQAVDGVISVLAMRLDGLALFVKIAAREWQ from the coding sequence GTGAGCAGCGGCTACGTCGAGCTGCACTGTCACAGCTCGTATTCCTTTCTTGATGGCGCTTCCGATGTAGAGGAGCTCGTCGCCGCGGCAGCCGAGCGGGGGATGGATGCGCTCGCGCTCACCGACACGAACGGCCTCTACGGCGCGGTGCGTTTCTGGAACGCCGCGAAGGACGCGGGCATCCGGCCGATCTATGGCGCGGAGATACAGACGCTCGACTTCGGGCATCTCGTGCTCATCGCGCGCGATCGCATCGGGTGGCGGAGCCTCTGCCGCACGATCTCCGCGGCGCAGCTCGCGGGCGAGAAGACGAAGCCGCGCGCGACGCTCGCGCTCATCGCTGAGAACGCCGAGGGCCTCTTCGCACTCACCGGCTGCGCGTACGGCGCGGTGCCGCGCGCGATGCGCGGCGGCGACGTTGACGCGGCGCGCGAGGCGCTCTCACGGCTCGCGGGGATCTTCGGCGAGCGCTGCTTCGTCGAGCTCTCCGACCACCTCGACCCCGACGACCCGGCGCTCTGCGATGCACTCGCGCAGCTCGCGTCAGAGCAGGGCCTCGGCGCGGTCGTCACGAACAACGTGCATTACGCGCGACCGGAGGGCCGGCGGCTGCACGATGTGCTGCGCTGCATCGACCTCGGCGTCACGCTCGACGACGCGGGGAACCGGCTCAAGCCGAACGGCGAGTACTGGCTGAAGGACGAGACGATCCTTCGCGAGCGGCTTGGGCGGCACGCTGAGGCGTTCGCGAACGCGCGCGCGATCGCGGACGCGTGCACGCTCGACCTCGAGACGATCGGTCCCGGCGGCGGACGCGCCCTCGGCTCCATGGTCGGCCAGGACCGCCTTCCCGGCTTCCCGGTGCCGCAGGGTCACACCGCGTTCTCCTTCCTCTACGCGCTTTGCCAGGAGGGCGCGCGTGACAAGTACGGGCTCATGACGCCGGGTGTCGGGATGCAGCTCGCGCACGAGCTCAGCGTCATCGACCACTGCGGCCTCGCGGAGTTCTTCCTCATCAACTGGGACATCGTCCGCTTCTGCAAGGAGCGGCGGATCCCGGCGCAGGGTCGCGGGTCCGCGGCCGACTCGATCGTCGCGTACGTGCTCGACATCACGAAGGTCGATCCGATCCAGCACGAGCTGCTCTTCGAGCGTTTCCTCACCGAGGACAGTCGCACGATGCCGGACATCGACCTCGACATCGCGTCGAACGACCGCGAAGAGGTCATCCAGTACGTGTACAAGAAGTACGGCGAGCGCTACGCGGCGATGGTGTGCAACGTGGTGACCTATCGCGCTCGGTCCGCGAGCCGGGAGATCGCGAAGGCGCTCGGCTTCCGTGACGAGACGGTCGACCGCATGGCGAGGTCGATCGACCAGTACAACGTCGATCCGCGCTCGCGCCCCAGCGCGGCGCAGCACCCCGCGTACAAGCATCCGAACCGCGAGGCCGAGCACGGCTGGGAAGCGCCACGAGCGGTCGCGGACACGCTCGAGGACCTCACGAGCTTCATGGACGAGAAGGAGCGCACGCGATTCCCGCTGTTCCGCGAGCTCACCCTCGCGATCGCCGATTTCCCGCGCCACCTTTCGATCCACAACGGCGGCATGCTCATCACGGCACAGCCGCTCGTGGACACCGTGCCGATCGAGCGCGCGACGATGCCCGACCGCAACGTCGTGCAGCTCGACAAGCGCGATGTCGAGGACCTCGGTCTGGTGAAGATGGACCTCCTCGGCCTGCGCACGCTCTCGCTCATCAAGGACGCCGTCGCCGACATCGAGGCGCGGCACGGCGAGCGTCTCGAGCTCGGGACCATCGCGCTCGACGACGAGGCGGTCTACGACCTCATCTGCGAGGTCGACACCATCGGCCTCTTCCAGGTCGAGAGCCGCGCACAGGCGTCGGCGCTTCCGCGCGTGCGTCCGCGCTGTTTCGCGGACATCGTCGTGCAGGTCGCGATCATCCGACCCGGCCCGCTGCAGGGGAACATGGTGAATCCGTACATCAACCGCCGGCAAGGTCGCGAGCCGGTGACGTACGCGCATCCGCTGCTCGAGCCGAGCCTCAAGGAGACGCTCGGCGTGATCCTCTTCCAGGAACAGATCCTGCGCGTGGCGATGGCGGTCGCGGGTTTCTCACCGGCCGCGGCGGACAAGCTGCGCCGCGCGATGAGCCGCGCGCGCTCATCGGCCGATATGGAGAAGCTGCGCGCGCCGTTCGTCGAGGGCGCGCGCGCGAAAGGTGTGGGCGACGATGTCGCGAACGAGATCTTCCGGCAGATCGCGGCGTTCGCCGAGTTCGGATTCTGCAAGAGTCACGCGGCCGCGTTCGCGCTCACGGCGTACCACACCGCGCATCTGAAGCTCTACTACCCGTCAGAGTTCTACGTCGGTCTTCTGAATAACCAGCCGATGGGGTTCTATTCACCCGCGGTCATCGCCGGCGACGCGAAGCGGCATGGTGTCGCGATCCTGCCGGTCGACGTGAACCTCTCACGAGAGAAGGCCGTCGTCGAAGAGTGCTCCGATGGAGGCGCGATGCATCCCGTCGACAGCTCGAACACGATCGCGCGCCGTCGCACCTGCCGCACGCACGACGTGCGGCTCGGATTCGAAAGCGTGAAAGGGCTCGGAGCGGCCGAGGCGAAGGCGATCGTCCAGGAGCGGGAGAAGGCCGGACCCTACGTCGCCTTTGACGAATTCGCGCGGCGCGTCGGACTCAAAGAGGAGGCGCTGCGCAATCTCGCGCTGCTCGGTGCGTTCGATGCGTTCGGCGAGGCGCGTCGCGAGCTGCTGTGGCGCGCGCGCGACGCGCATCGCACCTCGCCGGCGTTCACGCGTCCGGCGCTCGCGCTTCCCACGTCCGATGCGCCTGCGCTGCCCGTGCTCACCGAGCAGGAGCGCGTCGCGCTCGATTACCGCATCACCGGCATCCCCACCGGGCCGCAGATCATGCGCTTCTACCGCGCGGATCTGGACCGTCGCGGCGTGCTCACCGCAGCCGGGCTGGCGGGCCACAGCCACGGCGCCACGGTGCGCATCGCTGGGGCGGTCGTGGTGAAGCAGCATCCCGAGACGGCGAAGGGTCACGTATTCCTATCCCTCGAGGACGAGACTGGTATGTCGAACGTGATCATCCGGCCCGCCACCTACCGCCTGCACAAGCGCGTGCTCGATGCGAATGCCGCAGTTGTGGTCACCGGGACGCTTCAGGCGGTCGACGGGGTGATTTCCGTACTGGCGATGCGGCTCGACGGCCTCGCGCTCTTCGTGAAGATCGCCGCCCGCGAGTGGCAGTGA
- a CDS encoding thiamine pyrophosphate-dependent enzyme: MSLSLTECLLATTQEPRELADYQTGVPRWCNGCGDNAILSAVQRLCRDEKLAPEKTVFVSGIGCSSRLPHYMNTYGFHGLHGRALPLAEGVKMSRPDLHVFVSTGDGDCLSIGAAHWIHALRYNMDLTVLLHDNRIYGLTKKQVSPTSPLGTKSNTTPKGSYLAPLNPLTVTLGVQNVSFVAQAVDWIPELLAEIIAAAYRHKGLSFVRIVQRCPEFQPGAFDPFVLDPKRTLILRNELTLSAALAKVYTNQREHDASSIDRAREIASIEDPIPVGILFRDETVPCYEDLRHAGQPHTPELVRRGLEAELDKFTVWPGAPGPAA, from the coding sequence ATGAGCCTCTCGCTCACCGAGTGTCTCCTCGCGACCACGCAGGAGCCTCGCGAGCTCGCCGATTACCAGACCGGCGTGCCGCGCTGGTGCAACGGCTGCGGCGACAACGCCATCCTCAGCGCCGTCCAACGCCTCTGCCGCGACGAGAAGCTCGCGCCAGAGAAGACCGTGTTCGTCTCGGGCATCGGCTGCTCCAGCCGGCTTCCTCACTACATGAACACGTACGGTTTCCACGGGCTGCATGGCCGCGCGCTGCCGCTCGCCGAAGGCGTGAAGATGTCGCGCCCGGACCTCCATGTCTTCGTCAGCACCGGCGACGGCGACTGCCTCTCCATCGGCGCGGCCCATTGGATCCACGCGCTGCGGTACAACATGGACCTCACCGTCCTGCTGCACGACAACCGGATCTACGGCCTCACGAAGAAGCAGGTCTCACCGACCTCACCGCTCGGCACGAAGAGCAACACCACGCCGAAAGGCTCGTACCTCGCGCCGCTCAATCCGCTCACCGTCACGCTCGGCGTGCAGAACGTCTCCTTCGTCGCGCAGGCGGTCGACTGGATCCCCGAGCTGCTCGCCGAGATCATCGCCGCGGCGTACCGGCACAAGGGTCTGTCATTCGTGAGGATCGTTCAGCGCTGCCCCGAGTTCCAGCCTGGCGCGTTCGATCCGTTCGTGCTCGATCCCAAGCGCACGCTCATCCTGCGGAACGAGCTGACGCTGAGCGCGGCGCTCGCGAAGGTCTACACCAACCAGCGGGAGCACGACGCATCCAGCATCGATCGCGCACGCGAGATCGCATCGATCGAGGATCCGATCCCGGTGGGCATCCTCTTCCGCGACGAGACCGTCCCCTGCTACGAGGACCTGCGCCATGCCGGGCAGCCGCACACGCCCGAGCTGGTCCGGCGCGGGCTCGAGGCGGAGCTCGACAAGTTCACGGTCTGGCCCGGCGCGCCAGGGCCGGCAGCGTGA
- a CDS encoding ribbon-helix-helix protein, CopG family, with translation MLYVVLYMGATRTQIYLTEQQRKALDARRRRERKTLAAVVRDAIDAYIGVPATADTQRILDESFGSIPDFKIPPRHGAWRKRERRLGLRG, from the coding sequence ATGCTGTATGTTGTGCTGTATATGGGAGCTACCCGAACGCAGATCTACCTGACCGAGCAGCAACGAAAGGCGCTTGACGCTCGCCGTCGTCGAGAGCGCAAGACGCTCGCGGCGGTCGTCCGCGACGCGATCGACGCGTACATCGGCGTTCCGGCCACAGCCGACACCCAGCGGATCCTCGACGAGAGCTTTGGCTCGATCCCCGACTTCAAGATCCCACCGCGACACGGCGCCTGGAGGAAACGCGAGCGCCGACTGGGATTGCGTGGCTGA
- a CDS encoding diguanylate cyclase translates to MDDLSAGRAEDLLDSIFRVATELVRGERASLMLRMDATNDFVIAHALGLAESVKREVRVRPGEGVAGHVLASKRSLLVRGGEAPYTVSGGQYRSDSFVSVPIMIDDDARGVLNVTDRFDGRPFGETDLATLEILASHIGACLVQQEQGEALQRLAETDPLTWLFNRRHFDKRLEAETNRALRAEHLLALLMIDVDKFKLINDRFGHRVGDQVLKAVASAVKQAVRLYDVPTRYGGDEFAIILPEADTEVATRVARRVLEKAETVALPGELRDAGLPLSLSIGVATFPRPAGDANALVEAADGAMYRAKSAGGGIRVWEHAFADGPRGAMRPARAALPPAPYLSDPARLATRELQQLIPVALAQEFNVAVVGHEGQVLTVAFPSPNPAAVDTISKATGFAVYPVFSNPADLQATRRRLAAA, encoded by the coding sequence GTGGACGACCTGAGCGCAGGTCGGGCAGAGGATCTGCTCGATTCGATCTTCCGTGTGGCCACGGAGCTGGTCCGAGGCGAACGCGCTTCGCTGATGCTTCGCATGGACGCGACGAATGACTTTGTGATCGCTCACGCGCTGGGCCTCGCCGAGTCGGTCAAGCGCGAGGTCCGCGTGCGGCCCGGTGAGGGCGTCGCCGGGCACGTGCTCGCGTCGAAACGCTCGCTCCTGGTGCGCGGCGGCGAGGCGCCCTACACGGTGAGCGGCGGCCAGTACCGCTCGGACTCCTTCGTATCGGTCCCGATCATGATCGACGACGACGCGCGCGGCGTCCTCAACGTCACCGACCGCTTCGACGGACGCCCGTTCGGGGAGACGGACCTCGCGACCCTGGAGATCCTGGCCAGCCACATCGGTGCGTGCCTGGTCCAGCAGGAGCAGGGCGAGGCCCTGCAGCGGCTCGCCGAGACCGATCCGCTCACGTGGCTCTTCAATCGGCGCCACTTCGACAAGCGGCTCGAGGCCGAGACGAACCGCGCGCTGCGCGCCGAGCATCTGCTCGCGCTGCTCATGATCGACGTCGACAAGTTCAAGCTCATCAACGATCGCTTCGGTCATCGCGTCGGCGATCAGGTCCTCAAGGCCGTCGCGTCCGCGGTGAAGCAGGCGGTGCGTCTGTACGACGTGCCGACGCGCTACGGCGGCGACGAGTTCGCGATCATCCTGCCCGAGGCGGACACCGAGGTCGCTACGCGAGTCGCGCGCCGCGTTCTCGAGAAGGCGGAGACCGTTGCTCTGCCCGGCGAGCTGCGCGATGCCGGGCTCCCGCTCAGTCTTTCGATCGGCGTTGCGACGTTCCCGCGTCCCGCCGGCGACGCGAACGCGCTCGTCGAAGCGGCGGACGGCGCGATGTATCGCGCGAAGTCCGCTGGCGGCGGCATCCGCGTCTGGGAGCACGCGTTCGCGGACGGTCCGCGCGGCGCGATGCGACCCGCGCGCGCAGCGCTTCCTCCGGCGCCGTACCTGTCCGACCCCGCACGTCTCGCGACGCGCGAGTTGCAGCAGCTGATCCCGGTCGCGCTCGCGCAGGAATTCAACGTCGCGGTCGTGGGGCACGAGGGCCAGGTCCTCACCGTCGCGTTCCCGTCGCCGAATCCCGCGGCGGTCGACACGATCTCGAAGGCGACAGGCTTCGCGGTCTATCCGGTCTTCAGCAACCCCGCTGATCTCCAGGCGACGCGGCGGAGGCTCGCGGCCGCTTAG
- a CDS encoding response regulator transcription factor, whose product MKLLVVDDDRDLVELLDYALRREGYDVVRAYDGESAVEAVGREHPDLVVLDINLPKLTGFVVLERIRHVDEHVSVLLLSARQDESDILRGLQLGADDYITKPFRPKELVARVKAILRRSVRTRGRPAPVVYRTGDLVLDEATHEVTTADVPVHLSPTEFKLLRHFMANPGRVLTQEEILEGVWGYDADVGGDLVKLNVSRLRRKLTQDGKPRDVIQTVPGVGYLFRGADGGVQREDTRPKLTGTS is encoded by the coding sequence GTGAAGCTCTTGGTCGTCGATGACGACCGCGATCTCGTTGAGTTGCTTGACTATGCATTGCGCCGAGAGGGATACGACGTCGTACGGGCGTACGACGGCGAGTCCGCGGTCGAGGCCGTCGGCCGGGAACACCCTGACCTCGTCGTTCTCGACATCAATCTGCCGAAGCTGACCGGCTTCGTGGTCCTCGAGCGGATCCGCCACGTCGACGAACACGTCTCCGTCCTGCTTCTGTCCGCACGCCAGGACGAGAGCGACATCCTCCGCGGCCTACAGCTCGGCGCGGACGACTACATCACCAAGCCATTCCGCCCGAAGGAGCTCGTCGCGCGCGTGAAGGCCATCCTCCGGCGCTCCGTGCGCACGCGCGGGCGGCCGGCGCCGGTCGTGTATCGCACCGGCGATCTCGTCCTCGACGAGGCGACGCACGAGGTCACGACCGCGGATGTGCCGGTGCATCTCTCGCCGACCGAGTTCAAGCTGCTCCGCCACTTCATGGCGAACCCCGGTCGCGTCCTCACGCAGGAGGAGATCCTCGAAGGCGTGTGGGGCTACGACGCCGACGTCGGCGGCGACCTCGTGAAGCTCAACGTGAGTCGCCTTCGTCGCAAGCTCACGCAGGATGGCAAGCCACGAGATGTGATCCAGACCGTGCCCGGCGTCGGCTATCTCTTCCGCGGCGCGGACGGCGGCGTGCAGCGCGAAGACACGCGACCGAAGCTGACGGGGACGAGCTAA
- a CDS encoding ATP-binding protein translates to MSERPPERRRSLGRRNEDRAIEALAIQDAFVALADGIILTAPDGTIASANPAAFRVLGEESLNGRRFEELLLVSGATTVQDTDGHHVRRTWFPREDRMGVLEIVSTAIGERGILHTIRDVTAQAELLRLKEDFLLQVAHELRTPIAALSATLDLLVDDALSMPPAQLVTMVSTLRRSALRLEYLVENLLDAGSIEAGTFQVRAVPASVRSCLQEAMEFTQTLLDAKQQKLETRLRPDFDRVLADPRRTAQVLANLIANASRYAPEATTVTVATEGRDGFVQVSVVDQGPGIPLDEQPRLFQRFFRSREVREQAGGLGLGLTICRAIVVAHGGDIRIESEVGRGTSVHFTLPKARQLAEEAGA, encoded by the coding sequence GTGAGCGAGCGGCCACCGGAGCGACGACGCTCCCTCGGTCGGCGCAACGAAGACCGCGCGATCGAGGCGCTGGCGATACAGGACGCCTTCGTCGCGCTCGCGGATGGGATCATCCTCACCGCGCCGGACGGCACCATCGCAAGCGCGAACCCGGCGGCGTTCCGCGTCCTCGGCGAGGAATCCCTCAACGGCCGTCGCTTCGAGGAGCTGCTCCTCGTGTCCGGTGCGACGACGGTCCAGGACACCGACGGCCACCACGTGCGGCGCACCTGGTTCCCGCGCGAGGACCGCATGGGAGTGCTCGAGATCGTGAGCACCGCGATCGGGGAGCGCGGCATCCTCCACACGATCCGCGACGTCACGGCGCAGGCCGAGCTCCTGCGGCTCAAGGAGGACTTCCTCCTGCAGGTCGCGCACGAGCTGCGCACGCCGATCGCCGCGCTCTCGGCGACGCTCGATCTGCTCGTCGACGACGCGCTCTCGATGCCGCCCGCGCAGCTCGTGACGATGGTGTCGACGCTCCGGCGCAGCGCCCTGCGCCTCGAGTATCTCGTCGAGAACCTGCTCGACGCCGGAAGCATCGAAGCCGGCACGTTCCAGGTCCGCGCGGTGCCGGCCAGCGTCCGCAGCTGCCTGCAGGAGGCCATGGAGTTCACCCAGACGCTGCTGGACGCGAAGCAGCAGAAGCTCGAGACACGGCTGCGCCCGGACTTCGACCGCGTCCTCGCCGACCCGCGCAGGACCGCGCAGGTCCTCGCGAACCTCATCGCGAACGCCAGCCGTTACGCGCCGGAGGCGACGACGGTGACCGTGGCGACCGAGGGCCGCGATGGGTTCGTGCAGGTGAGCGTCGTGGACCAGGGGCCAGGCATCCCGCTCGACGAGCAGCCGCGCCTCTTCCAGCGCTTCTTCCGGTCGCGCGAGGTCCGCGAACAGGCGGGCGGCCTGGGTCTGGGGCTCACGATCTGCCGCGCGATCGTGGTCGCGCACGGCGGCGATATCCGCATCGAGAGTGAAGTCGGACGTGGCACTTCGGTACACTTCACACTTCCTAAGGCTCGACAGCTCGCGGAGGAGGCAGGCGCCTAG
- a CDS encoding type II toxin-antitoxin system VapC family toxin yields the protein MADLLLDTDVLIDVLRGARRLAVTGHRVAYSVVTKAELFSGRAKDEEAVRVLLSPFRELDVDGTIAEHAGRLARVRVDMSDALIAATALEHRLELVTRNARDFKGIAGLQVRDPSTM from the coding sequence GTGGCTGACCTGCTGCTCGATACCGACGTCCTCATCGACGTACTCCGTGGGGCTCGTCGACTGGCCGTCACCGGACATCGCGTCGCGTATTCGGTCGTCACGAAGGCCGAGCTCTTCAGTGGCCGCGCGAAAGACGAGGAAGCCGTTCGTGTCCTGCTCTCGCCATTCCGCGAACTGGACGTCGACGGGACGATCGCAGAACACGCTGGTCGGCTCGCGCGCGTCCGCGTCGACATGTCCGATGCGCTCATCGCCGCCACCGCGCTAGAGCACCGGCTCGAGCTCGTGACACGTAACGCTCGCGACTTCAAAGGGATCGCCGGGCTGCAGGTACGCGACCCCAGCACGATGTGA
- a CDS encoding GAF domain-containing sensor histidine kinase — MANLNDSAQLEELLQLQQDLALEANIDRVLTRIVATAMRMLDCERATLYVIDQGKNELWSRVLTESELKQIRLPLDGRGLAAEVARTGRLLRIDAPYEDPRFDPSVDARTGFRTRSMLVAPIDARDHRRLGVLQAVNDREGIFQEDDERFIQALAGAAGVALEFVELSEELAAERLRVVKVVEEERHRLARELHDGVAQTLANAAISIELVTRRAATDVEGALADLVPLRARLIEQQAGLRDILFALRPLALEDGGLPAAIAALAKRVDGMNGSHVTTRRIESERRMAPEIEAGAFTVIREAANNAIKTGRAANVAIDVYDDDNTVVAVVEDDGQGFDVAAVLQSYAQRGSLGLLQMRESARLIGAQLSLDSSPGQGTRVRLRIPTQ; from the coding sequence ATGGCCAACCTGAACGACTCCGCGCAGCTCGAGGAGCTGCTGCAGCTGCAGCAGGACCTCGCGCTGGAAGCCAACATCGACCGAGTCCTCACTCGCATCGTCGCCACCGCGATGCGCATGCTCGACTGCGAGCGCGCGACGCTCTACGTCATCGATCAGGGTAAGAACGAGCTCTGGTCGCGCGTGCTCACGGAGAGCGAGCTCAAGCAGATCCGCCTGCCGCTGGATGGACGGGGCCTCGCGGCCGAGGTCGCGCGCACGGGCCGTCTTCTCCGCATCGACGCGCCATACGAGGACCCGCGCTTCGACCCGAGCGTCGACGCCCGGACCGGGTTCCGGACCCGTTCGATGCTCGTCGCGCCGATCGACGCTCGCGACCACCGCCGCCTCGGCGTGCTGCAGGCGGTGAACGACCGCGAGGGCATCTTCCAGGAAGACGACGAGCGATTCATCCAGGCCCTCGCCGGCGCCGCCGGCGTGGCGCTCGAGTTCGTCGAGCTCTCGGAGGAGCTCGCGGCGGAACGCCTGCGGGTCGTGAAGGTCGTCGAGGAGGAGCGACACCGCCTCGCGCGGGAGCTTCACGACGGTGTCGCGCAGACGCTCGCGAACGCCGCGATCAGCATCGAGCTCGTGACGCGGCGCGCCGCCACAGACGTCGAGGGCGCGCTCGCCGATCTCGTTCCCCTGCGTGCTCGACTCATCGAGCAGCAGGCGGGCCTCCGCGACATCCTCTTCGCGCTGCGTCCGCTCGCGCTCGAGGACGGCGGCCTCCCGGCGGCGATCGCCGCGCTCGCGAAGCGGGTCGACGGCATGAATGGCTCGCACGTGACAACGCGGCGCATAGAGTCGGAGCGACGGATGGCGCCCGAGATCGAGGCCGGCGCATTCACGGTGATCCGTGAGGCCGCGAACAACGCGATCAAGACGGGCCGCGCGGCGAACGTCGCGATCGACGTGTACGACGATGACAACACGGTCGTCGCGGTCGTGGAGGACGACGGTCAGGGATTCGACGTCGCGGCGGTGCTGCAGAGCTACGCGCAGCGCGGGAGCCTGGGCCTGCTGCAGATGCGCGAGTCGGCGCGTCTCATCGGAGCGCAGCTCTCGCTCGACTCGAGCCCCGGGCAGGGCACGCGCGTGCGCCTGCGGATCCCGACGCAGTGA